Proteins encoded together in one Oncorhynchus mykiss isolate Arlee chromosome 7, USDA_OmykA_1.1, whole genome shotgun sequence window:
- the LOC110528722 gene encoding cilia- and flagella-associated protein 47-like — protein MTTNYVRINPPVVEFTDVKAGKVYKTTVTVTNTGITSKRMRLLEPTSKLFKFKVTNTETPIAAGLSLSGTLEFRPEKDEDVCDRLLLVLEDKAMEIPLLAFSPACSLTMESLADFGSVMANSQVISKEVELTNQGSAPGAFQVLYDGDQSIRLSPSSGVLQSGATQWLKVELCTDRPTRVREEAQVKLQNSKDVVLKIRADVLEQSLELQDLEGERLSCLRFGPVFFGTSRVEKVALVNNGPQACDWMVVLQDDAPGTEMGFDLQRSTDAALLERSVRNRATAVDPSTVIACVPNEGRLRPYDRTTLWVCFRPVSRRRSREEQKTSGASAAASKQDYSLFLKFQTVGSKDGFNHQQHSTVPPHNGYCVELAVTGSALPVSLVPSPGHSFSFQQCQMGERVDVLCVLRNLSPLLPVTFKFRKMANFISDPTSGTISPGQSQDVVLSFAPHQMGMFKVKQVLELLGQVVHLEPSSIKLRLRSFHTITLHLSAVCRAQTACETPKLNPGITPAVTNETGQYARVPSSELGRCVGLVRAAVLSTAKTRLHSYGQSQSYRRNQSLDGSRRELLAFPNDRACSIRPASPDTTYRTIFTGVERYRYEDPDFSFTEEEEQQRQRHRDHYLAFIRSLRKTRLQKTTARLHGEVEDNVDIGLRPAAGLLTPQLSLRDLESNHSQEGHSVDQGHSQLLTTCMLAAMETRSRFRQVTEGINALPSTNQEVADCSRTLTVQQLHHVVIGEKRMQSLFALGILISPLVPPMADEENIHYICILKM, from the exons ATGACAACGAATTATGTTAGAATTAATCCCCCGGTTGTTGAGTTTACCGACGTAAAAGCAGGGAAGGTTTACAAGACCACTGTCACGGTGACCAACACTGGAATTACCTCGAAAAGAATGAGACTGCTTGAACCCACATCAAAG CTGTTCAAATTCAAGGTGACAAACACAGAAACCCCCATTGCTGCTGGATTGTCCCTGAGTGGCACTCTAGAGTTCAGGCCTGAGAAAGATGAGGATGTCTGTGACCGTCTGCTCCTTGTCCTGGAAGACAAAGCCATGGAGATCCCCCTCTTAGC GTTCTCCCCGGCGTGTTCTCTCACCATGGAATCTCTCGCTGATTTCGGCTCTGTGATGGCAAACAGTCAGGTGATCAGCAAAGAGGTGGAATTGACCAATCAGGGATCTGCTCCAG GAGCTTTTCAGGTGCTGTATGATGGAGACCAGTCCATCAGGCTCTCTCCCAGCAGTGGCGTCCTGCAGTCTGGCGCAACCCAGTGGCTGAAGGTGGAACTCTGCACTGACAGACCCACGAGGGTCAGAGAGGAGGCCCA gGTGAAGCTGCAGAACAGTAAGGACGTGGTCCTGAAGATCAGGGCTGATGTTTTGGAGCAGAGCCTGGAGCTCCAGGACCTAGAGGGGGAGAGGTTGTCCTGCCTCCGCTTCGGACCCGTCTTCTTTGGGACGTCCCGGGTGGAAAAGGTGGCTCTGGTGAACAATGGACCACAGGCCTGCGACTGGATGGTGGTGCTACAGGACGATGCTCCAGGGACAGAAATG gGCTTTGACCTCCAGAGGAGTACAGACGCAGCGCTGCTAGAGAGGAGTGTTCGTAACAGGGCCACCGCTGTGGATCCCTCCACTGTGATCGCCTGTGTGCCCAACGAGGGACGACTGAGACCCTACGACAGAACCACTCTGTGGGTCTGCTTCCGTCCTGTCAGCAGAAG AAGGAGCAGGGAGGAGCAGAAGACCAGTGGGGCCTCAGCAGCAGCCAGTAAACAAGACTACTCACTCTTCCTCAAGTTTCAGACAGTGGGAAGTAAAGATGGCTTCAACCACCAGCAGCACTCCACTGTACCTCCCCACAATG GTTACTGTGTGGAGCTGGCGGTGACTGGCTCagccctccctgtctccctggtgCCCAGCCCCGGCCACAGCTTCAGCTTCCAGCAGTGCCAGATGGGAGAGCGTGTGGACGTCCTGTGTGTGCTCCGCAacctctcccctctactccctgTCACCTTCAAGTTCCGAAAGATGGCCAACTTCATCAGTGACCCCACTAGTGGAACCATCTCCCCAGGACAAAGCCAG GACGTGGTGCTGTCCTTCGCCCCCCACCAGATGGGGATGTTCAAGGTGAAACAGGTGCTGGAGTTGCTGGGTCAGGTGGTACACCTGGAGCCCTCCTCCATCAAGCTCCGCCTCCGCAGCTTCCACACCATCACCCTGCACCTGTCAGCTGTTTGCCGAGCGCAGACCGCATGCGAGACACCCAAACTCAACCCCG GAATCACCCCGGCTGTGACCAATGAGACAGGCCAGTATGCCCGGGTGCCCTCCAGTGAGCTGGGCAGGTGTGTGGGATTGGTGCGGGCAGCTGTCCTCAGCACGGCCAAGACCCGGCTCCACAGTTACGGTCAGAGCCAGAGCTACCGTAGGAACCAGAGTCTCGACGGTAGCCGGCGAGAGCTACTGGCCTTCCCCAACGACAGGGCCTGCAGCATCCGCCCTGCCTCTCCAGACACCACCTACAG AACCATCTTCACGGGGGTGGAGCGTTACCGCTACGAGGACCCTGACTTTTCCTtcacggaggaggaggagcagcagagacagagacacagagatcaCTACCTAGCCTTCATCAGGAGCCTGCGAAAGACACGCTTGCAGAAAACCACTGCGAG GCTGCATGGTGAGGTGGAGGACAACGTAGACATTGGGCTCCGGCCTGCCGCAGGACTCCTCACCCCCCAGCTCTCTCTGAGGGACCTGGAGTCCAATCACAGCCAGGAGGGGCATAGCGTCGACCAGGGACATAGCCAGCTATTGACCACCTGTATGCTGGCTGCCATGGAGACCAGGTCCAGATTCAGACAG GTGACAGAGGGCATCAATGCACTACCCTCCACCAACCAGGAGGTGGCAGACTGCAGTCGCACCCTGACAGTTCAGCAGCTCCACCATGTAGTCATAGGTGAGAAACGCATGCAGTCTTTGTTTGCATTAGGAATCTTAATAAGCCCTCTTGTCCCTCCCATGGCTGATGAAGAGAATATTCACTACATTTGCATTTTAAAGATGTGA